The following is a genomic window from Niveispirillum cyanobacteriorum.
TAATGCGCGCGGCCGCGCCTTCTATGCGCGCCAGGGCTATGGGGAGGAGACGCTGCGGCTGGTGAAGGACATTCGGTAGCACCCCCAACCGTTCGAGAACCCTTGTCAACCGCCCCACCAACCCTTACACAATCGGCCAGAATTCCATCGTCTCGTTCCGGGGGAGAAGAATATGGCCGGCGCACATGGGCCCGTGGTGGTCGACAACAAGATCGTGAAGGAACATGCCGAGGGCTGGCATGCCTTTACCCGTTTCACCACCATCGGCATCATCGCCGTGGTGCTGTTCCTGCTGATGTTGATGCTGCATTTCTTCATCGGCTGGGGCTACGCCGTGCTGTTCATGGTGCTGGGCTATGTTGTGCTGACCTTTGCCGCTTTGCTGGGCAAGGTATAAAGCTCGCCGAAGCACCATTGCGATCTGGAAAAAGGGCCGCCGGCGACGCCGCGCGGCCCTTTTTGCGTCCGTGACAAACCCGTAGTACGCCTTTGGCGTGGTTCAAGCCCTTGAAGGGGGGGTATTGGTGTGCCACGTTAACGCCTGACGCCGTCACGATCGTTTCATCCCGTGCCCATCTGGGGCGGGCGGTCGGTCCAGGCCCAGCGGGGCTGGCGGCATGAATATAGAAGGCTGACTTAAGATGCTGGACATCCCCCGCGGTGTTCTCTACCCGGTCCTCCCGCTGAGAGACATCGTCGTCTTCCCGCACATGATCGTCCCGTTGTTCGTGGGCCGCGAGAAATCCGTCCGCGCGCTGGAAGACGTGATGAAGGATGATAAGCAGATCCTGCTGGTCACCCAGAAGAACGCCTCCCAGGATGATCCCACGCCCGCCGACATCTTTTCTGTCGGCACGATCGGTACGGTGCTGCAGCTGCTGAAGCTGCCCGACGGGACCGTGAAGGTGCTGGTGGAGGGCGGCAAGCGCGCCGCCATCACCAAGTTCGGCGATAATGAGGATTTCTTCCAGGCCTATGCCGAACTGATCGATGAGAAGGTGGGCGAGCCACAGGAGCTTGAGGCCCTGTCGCGCGCGGCCGTGTCGCAGTTCGAGCAGTATATCAAGCTGAACAAGAAGATCCCGCCCGAGGTGCTGGTTTCCATCAACCAGATTGAGGAGCCGGGCAAACTGGCCGACACTATCGCCAGCCATCTCCAGCTCAAGATCCCTGAAAAGCAGCAGCTATTGGAGACCCCGACGGTCGCCGAGCGGCTGGAGCGGGTCTATGCCTTCATGGAAGGTGAGATCGGCGTGCTGCAGGTGGAAAAGCGCATCCGCAACCGCGTGAAGCGCCAGATGGAGAAGACTCAGCGCGAGTACTATCTGAATGAGCAGATGAAGGCCATTCAGAAGGAATTGGGCGAGGGCGAGGACGGCAAGGACGAGGTCGCGGAGATCGAGGAGAAGATCGCCAAGACCAAGTTCAGCAAGGAAGCCCGCGAAAAGGCCCTGGCCGAGGTCAAGAAGCTGCGCACCATGAGCCCGATGAGCGCGGAGGCCACGGTGGTGCGCAACTATCTGGACTGGATGCTGTCGATTCCCTGGAAGAAGCGCAGCAAGGTCAAGAAGGACATCAAGGGTGCCGAAACAATCCTGAACGCCGACCATCACGGTCTGGAAAAGGTCAAGGAACGTATCCTTGAATACCTGGCGGTCCAGCAGCGCATGGACAAGGTTAAGGGCCCGATCCTGTGCCTGGTCGGACCGCCGGGCGTGGGCAAGACGTCGCTGGGTAAGTCCATCGCCAAGGCCACGGGCCGCAATTTCGTGCGCATGTCGTTGGGCGGCGTGCGGGATGAAGCCGAGGTGCGCGGTCACCGCCGCACCTATATCGGCTCCATGCCCGGCAAGGTCATCCAGGGCATGAAGAAGGCCAAGACCTCCAACCCGCTGTTCCTGCTGGATGAGATCGACAAGCTGGGGGCCGACTGGCGCGGTGATCCGTCATCGGCACTGCTGGAGGTTCTCGACCCCGAGCAGAACAGCACCTTCAGCGACCATTATCTTGAGGTCGACTATGACCTGTCTGACGTGATGTTCGTCTGCACGGCCAACTCTCTGCGCATGCCGCAGCCGTTGCTGGACCGTATGGAGATCATCCGCCTGGCCGGTTACACCGAGGATGAGAAGGTGGAGATCGCCAAGCGTCACCTGATCGAGAAGCAGGTGACCGACCATGGGCTGAAGGCCGGCGAATTCACCATCACCGACGACGCCCTGCGCGACGTGATCCGCTATTACACGCGCGAAGCGGGCGTGCGTTCGCTGGAGCGTGAGATCGCCAATCTGGCGCGCAAGGCCATCAAGGAGATCCTGATGAAGGGTCTCGACAAAGTGAAGGTCACGCCCAAGAACCTGGAAAAGTTCGCAGGCGTGAAGCGCTTCCGATTCGGTGAGGCGGAGCTGGAGGATCAGGTCGGTGCAACCACCGGTCTGGCCTGGACCGAGGTTGGCGGGGAAATCCTGACCATCGAGGCCGTGATGCTGCGCGGTAAGGGCCGCATCCAGACCACGGGCAAGCTGGGTGATGTCATGAAGGAGTCGGTGCAGGCCGCCGAATCCTATGTGAAGGCCAACGCGCTGAAGTTCGGGATCAAGCCGACCCTGTTCGAAAAGCGCGACATCCATGTCCATGTGCCGGAGGGGGCAACCCCGAAGGACGGCCCGTCGGCCGGCGTGGCCATGATCACCACCATCGTCTCCGTCCTGACAGGCATCGCCGTCGCCAAGGACATCGCCATGACGGGTGAGATCACCCTGCGCGGCAAGGTTCTGGCCATTGGCGGTCTGAAGGAAAAGCTTCTGGCGGCGCTCAGGGCGGGAATCAAGCGCGTGCTGATTCCCAAGGACAATGAGAAGGATCTGGCCGAAATCCCCGATAACGTCAAAAAGGGCCTGACCATCATCCCGGTTTCAACCGTAGATGAGGTTCTGGCCCACGCTTTGGTGACGGCACCGGTCGGGATTGAGTGGTCAGAGCCCGAAGAAGTGGCTCAGGTGCCCGGAAAAGCTGGGGATGAAGAGCGGGATGGCGTGATTCGCCATTGAAGTGCGATTGGAAATCGTGTGAATTGGGTTCCGCCGCCACCCGCACAAACCCTTGTGTTGGCGGCGGAACCCAATCCCTTGATGCCTGGGAAGACATCTCGGGCATGTTGCAACCGATACTCTCTTGATGAGGGGGGCCTTAAGTGAACAAGAACGATCTCGTTGCCGCGGTCGCCGAAGCGGCTGGTCTGTCCAAGGCGGACGCGAACAAGGCCGTCGATGCGGTTTTTGATGGGATCACCGGCGCGCTGAAGAAGGGCGACGAAGTGCGTCTGGTTGGCTTCGGCACCTTCGCGGTCGCTGAACGCGCCGCTTCCGAGGGCCGCAATCCCCGCACCGGTGAGAAGATCTCCATCGCCGCTTCCAAGCAGCCGAAGTTCAAGCCCGGCAAGGGCCTGAAGGACGCGCTGAACTGAGCGACGCCTATCTAGGGATGCCCGGCGGTAGCCGGGCGGCCTGATGGTGAGATAACGGGCGGCCCACCGGGCACGCCCGTTTTTCATTTCTGGCTCCTGTCATGTTGGGCGCGAACCAAATTCTTTGTTGATTCTCCCGTTCTGGCCGCTATTGTCCCCGCCAACGAACGGTACGGGCGGTTAGCTCAGAGGTAGAGCATCGGTTTTACACACCGCAGGTCGGGGGTTCGATCCCCTCACCGCCCACCATTCCCTTCCACATCCCTGACATTGATCTGCCATTCCACCTGTCGTAGCGACGCTGGAACAGCTATAATGCGCCATCGGTCGTTCTCAACGGCTGCGCACGGGAAAGAGGAAGGCGTTTCGTGATCGATTCCGCTGATCGTCGTTTGGGCGACCGTATCCTGGCTGCGCTGGAACTGGCCATCGACCAACAGGAACTGGAAATCGCCGAACAGCTTTGGCGCGCCCTGGAACTGGCGCTGAGCCGCTATGGCGGCCCTGATGCGTTTGAGAAGCGGGACCCGCCGGCCAATCTGGACGATGTGCTGGACCGGTTGTTCGCGCTGCGCCATGCCAAGGGTGGCTGATCCAAATTTTCCTGGCGATTTCATGTTTGACAAGGGGGGCGGGGTCGAATATACACCCGCCCACCTCAGCGGCGGCGGGGCTGGCAACGGTCGCGGCGCTGTTTGAAAAGTTTGCGGGTGTAGCTCAGTTGGTTAGAGCGCCGGCCTGTCACGCCGGAGGCCGCGGGTTCAAGTCCCGTCACTCGCGCCACTTTTCTTTGAGGTTCAGGTGCACCCTGACAAGTGCGCCGTTGTCCTGTGCGGGTGTAGCTCAGTTGGTTAGAGCGCCGGCCTGTCACGCCGGAGGCCGCGGGTTCAAGTCCCGTCACTCGCGCCACCCTTCGCGGTGGCCGTCCTGGAGAGGGCGCTAAATTCTTCCACCCTGCGCGGGTGTAGCTCAGTTGGTTAGAGCGCCGGCCTGTCACGCCGGAGGCCGCGGGTTCAAGTCCCGTCACTCGCGCCACCTTTATTCAAAACGCAACAACAGCAGCTACATTCGCGATGTTGTGTTTTGAAAATCCCACGAGCCTGATAGATTTTAAAATCAGCGTTCCCCACACGGGAATATGCTGAATTTTTGCATTTCCGAATGGTTCGTGCGCGCCATGCAATTGACGCCATTGAGTAATCCCTGCAACGCAACGCTGCTTTGCCGCGACGCACCAATCGGCGGAACTGTGAGCCTTTTCGGCTAGTTGCGAACGTTTCTCAGCCCCGAAAATGGCGTAATTCGCTTTCCTTCCGGCGTGGACGGGGCCTATATTCTCGTGGGCTCCGGGTTCCCCGGTGGCCTTCCTGGTCCATGAACCGCCCGCGGTTGCGACACAAATTATCCTCGGCCCGAGCCTGTCGGCCCGACGGATATCTGTGGCGCAGCGTCGGGCTGAACCGGTGTGACGATGTCCGATCCGATGTCCAACCCGCTGCTGGTGCAGTATCTGCCGATCCTGGTCTTCCTGGCCATCGCCACAATTGTGGCCGGCGCGATGATCGCGGCCTCCCTTGTGGTGGGCAAGCAGAAGCCCGATGCCGAGAAGCTGTCCGCCTATGAGTGCGGCTTCGAGGCGTTCGAGGATGCGCGCAGCAAGTTCGACGTTCGCTTCTATCTGGTCTCGATCCTGTTCATCATCTTCGACCTGGAAGTGGCTTTCCTGTTCCCGTGGGCTGTATCCCTGGGTGATATCGGCATGTTCGGTTTCTGGTCGATGATGGTGTTCCTGGGCATCCTGACCATCGGCTTCATCTATGAATGGAAGAAGGGCGCGCTGGAGTGGGAGTGATCCTGTCCGGCCAGCCTGGGAGCGATATGATGAGCAGCAGCAACCTCGTCACCACCAATACCAGCCCCCTGCCGCCCGGCGCGGCGCAGGAGGCCTATTTGAACGCGGTCACCACCGAACTGAACGACAAGGGCTTCCTGGTCGCCAAGTATGATGACCTGCTGAACTGGGCCCGCACTGGCTCGCTCTGGCCCATGACTTTCGGTCTGGCTTGCTGCGCCGTGGAAATGATTCACGCCTATATGGCGCGTTACGACCTTGACCGGTTCGGCGTCATTCCGCGTCCCAGCCCGCGTCAGTCCGACGTGATGATCGTGGCCGGCACGCTTTGCAACAAGATGGCCCCCGCGCTCCGCAAGGTTTATGACCAGATGGCCGAACCGCGCTGGGTGATCTCGATGGGCAGCTGCGCCAATGGCGGCGGCTACTATCATTATTCCTACTCGGTGGTGCGCGGTTGCGACCGCATCGTGCCCGTCGATATCTATGTGCCCGGTTGCCCGCCCACGGCGGAGGCGCTGGTTTACGGCATTCTGCAATTGCAGAAGAAGATCAAGGGCGGTAACCGCCTGATCCGCGCCTGACCCTGGTTTTTGGACGAGGACGCTTAGGATGAGCGACGAGGCCCTCAAGGAACTCGGTGACTATATCGGCAACGCCTTGGGCGCTGCTGTCGTGAAGACCGAGATCGCCCATGGCGAGCTGGCCGTGACCCTGACGCGCGCCGCGCTGTTCAAGGGCATCCAGTTCCTGCGCGACGATTCGACCACCCATTGCGAGATGCTTGCCGACATTGCCGGTGTGGACTATCCCGACCGTGCGGAGCGGTTTGAGGTGGTCTATAACCTGTTGTCGGTGAAGCATAATCACCGCATTCGCGTGAAGGTGGCGACGGACGAGGACACGCCCGTGCCCTCCATCGTGTCGCTGTACCCCGTGGCCGGCTGGTTCGAGCGTGAGGCCTGGGATCTCTACGGCATCTTCTTCGCCGACAATCCCGACCTGCGCCGCATCCTGACCGACTATGGGTTCGAGGGTCATCCGCTACGCAAGGATTTCCCGCTGACCGGCTTTGTCGAGCTGCGATATGACGCTGAACAGCGCCGCGTCGTCTATGAGCCGGTGAAGCTGACGCAGGATTTCCGCAGCTTCGACTTCCTGTCACCCTGGGAAGGGATGACGGATGTGCAGTTGCCAGGCGATGAGAAGGCCGTTATCCCGCTGGCGGCCCGTCCCGCCATCGCGGACAAGCGTTAAGGGGGCCAGGAGATGGCAACGACCACCGTCGCGACCGAAACCGGGCTGTCCCTGTCTACGGCCGCCAGCCAGGGCGAAGTGCAGATCAAGCCCTTGACCATGAATTTCGGTCCCCAGCATCCGGCCGCCCACGGCGTGCTGCGTCTGGTGATGGAAATGGATGGCGAGGTGGTGGAACGTGCCGATCCGCATATCGGCCTGCTACACCGTGGCACTGAAAAGCTGATCGAGTACAAGACCTATACCCAGGCAACGCCTTATTTCGACCGGCTGGACTATGTGTCCCCGATGTCGATGGAGCACACCTGGGTCCTGGCCGTGGAAAAGCTGCTGGGCATCACCCCACCCAAGCGTGGCCAGTATATCCGCGTGCTGTTTGCGGAGATCACTCGCGTCCTGAACCACCTGCTGAACCTCACCACCTTCGCTCTGGACGTCGGCGCCATCACGCCCGCTCTCTGGGGCTTTGAAGAGCGTGAGAAGCTGATGGAGTTCTATGAGCGGGTTTCCGGTGCGCGCCTGCACGCGAACTATTTCCGTCCCGGCGGCGTGAACCTGGATCTGCCAGCTGGGCTGGCTGATGATATCGGCGCCTATTTCGATACATTCCCGAAGTTCATGGACGACCTGGAAGGGCTGTTGTCCGAGAACCGGGTGTTCAAGCAGCGTACGGTGGATATCGGTGTGGTCTCGGCGGCGGACGCGCTGGCCTGGGGCTTCTCCGGCCCGATGCTGCGCGGCTCCAACGTGGCTTGGGATCTGCGCAAGGCGCAGCCCTATGACAGCTATGAAGAGTTCGACTTCGACGTGCCGGTAGGCCTGACGGGTGACTGCTACGCCCGCTATCTGGTCCGCATGGAGGAGATGAAGCAGTCGATGCACATCATCCGCCAGGCGCTGGACAAGCTGTCCAAGACGCCGGGTCCGGTGAAGCTGAATGACCGCAAGGTCACGCCGCCGACCCGTGGTGAGATGAAGCGCTCGATGGAAGCGCTGATCCACCATTTCAAGCTGTACACCGAAGGCTACCACGTGCCGGCTGGCGAGACCTATACGGCGACCGAGTCGCCCAAGGGTGAACTGGGCGTCTATTTGGTCGCCGACGGGACGAACCGCCCGTACCGCTGCAAGATCCGCCCGACCGGTTTCTCGCACCTGCAGGCGATGGATTTCATGTCCAAGGGCCACATGCTCGCCGACGCCGTGGCGATCATCGGCTCCATGGACATTGTGTTCGGAGAGATTGATCGATGAGTGCCGCCCATTCCCATGGCCCCGCTGTGGCGGAGCCGACCAGCTTCGAATTCACCGCAGAGAATATCGAGCTGGCCAAGCGCATCATCGCCAAGTACCCCGAAGGCCGACAACAAAGTGCGGTGATGCCGCTGCTCGATCTGGCCCAGCGTCAGTGCGGCGGCTGGCTACCCAAAGTCGCCATCGATTATGTGGCTCACTATCTCGACATGGCGCCGATCCGGGCGCTGGAGGTGGCGAGCTTCTATACGATGTACAATCTGAAGCCCGTCGGTAAGCATTTCGTTCAGGTCTGCACCACTACGCCCTGCTGGCTGCGCGGGTCGGATGAGGTGCTGCATGCCTGCGAGAAGAAGCTGGGCGTAAAGCCGGGTCAGACGACGACGGACGGCCAGTTCACGGTGATCGAGGTCGAATGCCTCGGCGCTTGCGTGAACGCGCCAATGATGCAGATCGGTGACGATTTCTATGAGGATCTGACGGCGGAGACGACCGAGAAGGTTCTGGACGCCCTGGCGCGTGGCGAGAAGCCGGCGACGGGTCCGCAGAATGGCCGTATCCGGGCCTGCGCCGTGGGTGGACCGACGACGCTGATCGAATCGGCCATCAAGGCGGGCGTGAAGCCCGCTGGTCAGGCCTAAGAGGAGGGTGAACCATGCTTCGCGATGAAGACCGCATCTTCACCAACCTCTACGGTTTCGAAAGCCCGTTCCTGGACGGGGCCAAGGCCCGTGGCGACTGGTCCGGGACCAAGGAAATCCTGGGCCTGGGTCGGGACAAGATCATTGATCTGGTGAAGGAATCGGGCCTGCGCGGTCGCGGCGGCGCCGGATTCTCCACGGGTATGAAGTGGTCCTTCATGCCCAAGACCAGCAATGGCCCCGTTTATCTGGTGGTGAACGCCGACGAGGGCGAACCCGGTACCTGTAAGGACCGGGAGATCATGCGCCATGATCCGCACAAGCTGATCGAAGGCTGCCTGATCGCGGGTTTCGCCATCGGTGCCACCGCCACCTATATCTATATCCGGGGTGAGTTCTATTACGAAGCCGCCAACGTTCAGCGCGCTATCGACGAGGCTTACGCCTCGGGCCTGATCGGCAAGAACGCCTGCGGTTCCGGCTATGATCACGACGTCTATCTGCATCTGGGTGCGGGCGCCTATATCTGCGGCGAAGAGACGGCGCTGATCGAAAGCCTGGAAGGCAAGAAGGGGCAGCCCCGCAACAAGCCCCCGTTCCCCGCCATGGCCGGCCTCTACAGCCGCCCTACGACGGTGAACAATGTCGAATCCATCGCGGTGGTGCCGACCATTCTGCGTCGCGGCCCCTCCTGGTTCGCCAATCTGGGACGCCCCAAGAACAGCGGCACCAAGCTGTTCTGCGTGTCGGGCCATGTGAATCAGCCCGCGACTGTCGAAGAAGAGATGGGCATTCCGCTCAAGGAACTGATCGAGAAGCATTGCGGCGGCGTGCGTGGCGGCTGGGACAATTTGCTGGCCATCATCCCCGGTGGTTCCTCGGTTCCGCTGCTGCCCAAGGAAATCTGCGACACCGTCCTGATGGATTTCGACAGCCTGCGTGACGTCCGTTCGGGCCTCGGCACCGCTGCCGTCATCGTCATGGACAAGTCCACCGACATCGTGAAAGCCATTGCGCGGCTGTCCAAGTTCTACATGCATGAAAGCTGCGGCCAGTGCACGCCGTGCCGTGAGGGCACGGGTTGGATGTGGCGCGTCATGGAACGTCTGGTGAAGGGCAATGCACATGTCGAGGAAATCGACATGCTGCTGGACGTCACCAAGCAGGTCGAAGGCCACACCATCTGCGCCCTTGGTGACGCGGCGGCGTGGCCGATCCAGGGTCTGATGCGCCATTTCCGCCCGGAAGTGGAACGCCGCATCCTGGAATACCGCACGCGCGCCGATCGCGGCGCTCGCGTGGCGGCCGAGTAATCGGGGTCTTACGAGGATATCATGCCCAAACTGACCATTGACGGCGTCGAGATCGAAGTCGCCCCCGGTACCTCGGTGCTTCAGGCCTGCGAACAGCTCGGCATCGAAGTGCCGCGCTTCTGCTATCATGAGCGCCTGTCCGTGCCGGCCAATTGCCGCATGTGCCTGGTGGAAGTGGAACGGATGCCCAAGCCGGCCGCCTCCTGCGCGCTGCCGGTGGGTGAGGGGATGGTGGTGAAGACCAACACCCCCAACGTCCACAAGGCCCGCAAGGGCGTGATGGAATTCCTGCTGATCAACCATCCGCTGGACTGCCCCATCTGCGACCAGGGTGGCGAATGCGACCTGCAGGATCAGGCCGTGTCCTACGGCTATGATCGCAGCCGCTTTGAAGAGAATAAGCGCACCGTCAGCGACAAGTACATGGGTCCGCTGATCAAGACCTTCATGACCCGCTGCATCCAGTGCACGCGCTGCATCCGCTTTGTGGATGAAATCGCAGGTGTACCGGCGCTGGGCGGTCTGGCCCGTGGTGAGCATCTGGAAATTACGCCGGCGCTGGAAGCCGGTGTGAATTCCGAAATGTCGGGCAATCTGGTCGATGTCTGCCCCGTGGGGGCCTTGACCTCCAAGCCTTACTCGTTCAATGCCCGGCCCTGGGAACTGCGCAAGACGGAAAGCATCGACGTCATGGACGCGGTGGGTTCCAACATCCGCATCGACGCCCGCGGCGGTGAGGTTCTGCGCGTTCTGCCGCGCTTGAACGAGGATGTGAACGAGGAATGGATCAGCGACAAGACGCGCTACGCCATTGATGGACTTAAGCGTCAGCGTCTGGACCGTCCCTATGTGCGTGGTGCCGATGGCAAGCTGAAGCCGGCTACCTGGGCCGAGGCGTTTGCCGCCATCAAGGCCAAGGTCGCTGGTGTCGCCGGTTCCAAGATCGCTGGTGTGGCCGGCGATCTGGTCGATGTCGAAAGCACGGTCGCGCTGAAGGATCTGTTGAACGCGCTGGGTTCCCAGAACCTGGATTGCCGTCAGGACGGGGCGACTTTCGATGCGTCGAACCGCGCCGGCTACATATTCAATAGCGGCATTGCCGGGATTGAGAATGCCGATGTCGTCCTGCTGATCGGGACCAATCCGCGCTGGGAAGCGCCGCTGGTGAATTCCCGTATCCGCAAGACCTACCTGACTGGCAAGCTGAAAAAGGTTGCCGTTGTCGGCCAGAATATCGACCTGACCTACCCGACCGAGTGGCTGGGCAATTCCGGTTCGGTCCTGACCGATCTGGCCAATGGCACGCATCCGTTCGCGGAGACGCTGCGCAATGCCAAGAACCCCCTGATCATCCTGGGCGCCGGTGCGCTGCGTCGTGGCGATGGCCCGGCAGTGCAGGCGGCGGCCCGGAAGCTGGCGGAAACGGTCGGCGCTGTGCGCGAGGACTGGAACGGTTTCAACGTGCTGCACCTGGCCGCTGGCCGCGTCGGCGCGCTGGATGCCGGTTTCCTGCCCGGTGCCGGCGGCCATGACCTGGGCGGTATCCTGTCGGGTGCGCAGAAGGGCGAGATCGAGGTTGTGTACCTGCTGGGTGCTGACGAGATTGAGGCCGACCGTTTCGGCAAGGCCTTCGTAATCTATCAGGGTCACCATGGCGACCGTGGCGCCCATCGCGCCGACGTCATCCTGCCGGGTGCCGCCTATACGGAAAAGAACGCCACCTACGTCAACACCGAAGGCCGTGTGCAGCAGGCCCGCCTGGCCGCCTTCCCCCTGGGTGAGGCGCGCGAGGACTGGAAGATCCTGCGCGCCCTGTCGGCGGAGCTGGGTCAGACGCTGCCCTATGACACGCTGGCGCAGCTGCGCCAGCGCATGATCGCCTTGAACCCGGTGTTTGGCGCGCTGGACCGTATGGTGCCGGCATCCTGGGGCCCGTTCGGGACCGAGGGTGCGGTGGCCGACGCGCACTTCACCTCGCCGGTGGAGAATTTCTACATGACCGACCCGATCAGCCGTGCGTCGCAGACCATGGCCGATTGTACGGAAGCCTTTCTGAAGCCGGCCCTGGCGGCCGCCGCGGCGGAGTAAGTGACGATGTGGGAATTCTGGGCTGAACTGCCGCTGGTCGTCCGTATCGTCGCGGGCATCGTCACCATCGTGGTGCCGCTGCTGATCGGCATGGCGATGCTGACCTATTTTGAACGCAAGGTGATGGCTGCGATGCAGCTGCGCCAGGGGCCGAATGTCGTCGGTCCCTTCGGTCTTTTGCAGCCCTTCGCCGATGGTCTGAAGCTGCTGGCCAAGGAAACCGTCATTCCGACGGGTGCCAATGCCGGCGTCTTCGTGGCCGCCCCGATGCTGACCTTCCTCCTGGCCCTGGTGGCCTGGGCAGTGATTCCGTTCGGTGAGGGTCTGGTGCTGGCCGACATTAATGTTGGTGTGCTGTACCTGTTCGCGATCTCCTCGCTGGGCGTGTACGGCATCATCATGGCCGGCTGGGCATCCAACTCCAAATACGCTTTCCTGGGCGGTTTGCGCGCGGCGGCGCAGATGGTGTCGTATGAGGTCTCCATCGGCCTCGTCATCATCACCGTCCTGCTTTGCGTCGGCTCGCTGAACCTGTCGAAGATCGTGGAAGCGCAGAAGACCGTCTGGTTCTTCATCCCGCTGTTCCCGATGTTCATCATCTTCTTCATCTCGGCCCTGGCCGAGACGAACCGCGCCCCGTTCGACTTGCCTGAAGGTGAGTCGGAGCTGTCGGGCGGCTTCAACGTCGAATATTCGTCGATGACCTTCGCCCTGTTCTTCCTGGGTGAATACATCAACATGATCCTGATGAGCGGCATGACGACGGTGCTGTTCCTGGGTGGCTGGCTGCCGCCTCTGGATATCGCACCGCTGAACTGGATTCCGGGTCCGCTCTGGTTCATCGCCAAGATCTGCTTCGTGCTGTTCTGCTTCATCTGGGTCCGGGCGACGCTGCCGCGTTACCGCTATGACCAACTGATGCGTCTGGGGTGGAAGGTGTTCCTGCCGTTCTCCCTGATCTGGGTGGTGCTGACATCCGGTGTGCTGGTCTATTTCGACCTGCTGCCCAAGTGATTTCGTGAGGGGGAGGGGGCTTTTCAACCCCCTGCCGGTGATGCTTGTGGGCGGGCCGTCTGGCCGGTCCGATTATGGAGGTGAAACATGGCCTTGCTCGACCGTACGGCGCGCGGCCTGTTCTTGTGGGAACTGGTGAAGGGCATGGCGCTGACTTTCAGCTACATGTTCAAGCCCCGTGTGACCCTGAACTATCCGTATGAGCGTGGCCCCACGAGCCCGCGCTTCCGGGGTGAGCATGCGCTGCGCCGCTATCCCAATGGGGAAGAACGCTGCATCGCCTGCAAGCTGTGCGAGGCCATCTGCCCGGCACTGGCCATCACCATCGAGGCTGAACCGCGTGAGGATGGCAGCCGCCGCACCACGCGCTACGACATCGACATGACGAAGTGCATCTATTGCGGCCTGTGCCAGGAGGCTTGCCCGGTCGATGCCATCGTCGAGGGGCCGAACCTGGAATTCGCGACGGAAACGCGCGAGGAGCTGTACTACAACAAGGACAAGCTGCTCGCGAATGGTGACCGTTGGGAGGCACAGATCGCGGCCAACCTCGCCGCTGACGCGCCTTACCGTTGATTTCATCGATGGCCGGGTCCCCTGCCATCCACATTCCTTCGCCCGGAGTATCCTCCGTGACCAAGTACCCGATGACCACAGCGCCGGAGGCGGCGTAACATGACCCTGACCGCAATCGCATTCTATGCGTTCGCCATCATCCTGCTGGCCTCTGCCGTGCGGGTGATCACGGCCAAGAACCCGGTACACTCGGTTCTGTTCCTGATCCTCGCCTTCTTCAACGCGGCCGGCCTGTTCGTCCTGATC
Proteins encoded in this region:
- the lon gene encoding endopeptidase La, which translates into the protein MLDIPRGVLYPVLPLRDIVVFPHMIVPLFVGREKSVRALEDVMKDDKQILLVTQKNASQDDPTPADIFSVGTIGTVLQLLKLPDGTVKVLVEGGKRAAITKFGDNEDFFQAYAELIDEKVGEPQELEALSRAAVSQFEQYIKLNKKIPPEVLVSINQIEEPGKLADTIASHLQLKIPEKQQLLETPTVAERLERVYAFMEGEIGVLQVEKRIRNRVKRQMEKTQREYYLNEQMKAIQKELGEGEDGKDEVAEIEEKIAKTKFSKEAREKALAEVKKLRTMSPMSAEATVVRNYLDWMLSIPWKKRSKVKKDIKGAETILNADHHGLEKVKERILEYLAVQQRMDKVKGPILCLVGPPGVGKTSLGKSIAKATGRNFVRMSLGGVRDEAEVRGHRRTYIGSMPGKVIQGMKKAKTSNPLFLLDEIDKLGADWRGDPSSALLEVLDPEQNSTFSDHYLEVDYDLSDVMFVCTANSLRMPQPLLDRMEIIRLAGYTEDEKVEIAKRHLIEKQVTDHGLKAGEFTITDDALRDVIRYYTREAGVRSLEREIANLARKAIKEILMKGLDKVKVTPKNLEKFAGVKRFRFGEAELEDQVGATTGLAWTEVGGEILTIEAVMLRGKGRIQTTGKLGDVMKESVQAAESYVKANALKFGIKPTLFEKRDIHVHVPEGATPKDGPSAGVAMITTIVSVLTGIAVAKDIAMTGEITLRGKVLAIGGLKEKLLAALRAGIKRVLIPKDNEKDLAEIPDNVKKGLTIIPVSTVDEVLAHALVTAPVGIEWSEPEEVAQVPGKAGDEERDGVIRH
- a CDS encoding HU family DNA-binding protein — its product is MNKNDLVAAVAEAAGLSKADANKAVDAVFDGITGALKKGDEVRLVGFGTFAVAERAASEGRNPRTGEKISIAASKQPKFKPGKGLKDALN
- a CDS encoding NADH-quinone oxidoreductase subunit A, translated to MSNPLLVQYLPILVFLAIATIVAGAMIAASLVVGKQKPDAEKLSAYECGFEAFEDARSKFDVRFYLVSILFIIFDLEVAFLFPWAVSLGDIGMFGFWSMMVFLGILTIGFIYEWKKGALEWE
- a CDS encoding NuoB/complex I 20 kDa subunit family protein; translated protein: MMSSSNLVTTNTSPLPPGAAQEAYLNAVTTELNDKGFLVAKYDDLLNWARTGSLWPMTFGLACCAVEMIHAYMARYDLDRFGVIPRPSPRQSDVMIVAGTLCNKMAPALRKVYDQMAEPRWVISMGSCANGGGYYHYSYSVVRGCDRIVPVDIYVPGCPPTAEALVYGILQLQKKIKGGNRLIRA
- a CDS encoding NADH-quinone oxidoreductase subunit C yields the protein MSDEALKELGDYIGNALGAAVVKTEIAHGELAVTLTRAALFKGIQFLRDDSTTHCEMLADIAGVDYPDRAERFEVVYNLLSVKHNHRIRVKVATDEDTPVPSIVSLYPVAGWFEREAWDLYGIFFADNPDLRRILTDYGFEGHPLRKDFPLTGFVELRYDAEQRRVVYEPVKLTQDFRSFDFLSPWEGMTDVQLPGDEKAVIPLAARPAIADKR
- a CDS encoding NADH-quinone oxidoreductase subunit D, with translation MNFGPQHPAAHGVLRLVMEMDGEVVERADPHIGLLHRGTEKLIEYKTYTQATPYFDRLDYVSPMSMEHTWVLAVEKLLGITPPKRGQYIRVLFAEITRVLNHLLNLTTFALDVGAITPALWGFEEREKLMEFYERVSGARLHANYFRPGGVNLDLPAGLADDIGAYFDTFPKFMDDLEGLLSENRVFKQRTVDIGVVSAADALAWGFSGPMLRGSNVAWDLRKAQPYDSYEEFDFDVPVGLTGDCYARYLVRMEEMKQSMHIIRQALDKLSKTPGPVKLNDRKVTPPTRGEMKRSMEALIHHFKLYTEGYHVPAGETYTATESPKGELGVYLVADGTNRPYRCKIRPTGFSHLQAMDFMSKGHMLADAVAIIGSMDIVFGEIDR